GCGCATCCGAGCTAAATGACGGGATAGAAGAAATAAAAGATGGAATGTCAGACAAGGAACAAGATATAGAAAAACTAGCTGATGGATCGAAGGAACTAAATGATAAAATTCAAACTGAAGTAAAAGGTTTAGAAGAGTCGTTAGCTAATGCTGAAAGTTCGATTAAGAAGCTTGAAGATTTGGCGGCTGGAAGTGCTCAGGTTAGTGGGGGAGTAAATGATATAAAAAACTCCTTAACTAATGCTAAAGATTCAATTGGAAAGCTTGAACAATTAGCAGCTGGAAGTGCTAAAGTAAGTGATGGCACAGATAAGCTAGTTAAAAACACAGACAAGTTAATTAGTGGAATGGAAGGTTCCAAAGAAAAAGTCAATGAGTTATCAGAGGGAAATGCATACCTAAATGAAAAGGTACAAGAAAAAATTCCTGAGCTTCAAAAACAGTTAAATGCAATAAATACTCAGGTAAAAGATATAAATAAATTAGCAGCTGGAAGTGAAGAGTTATATAATGGCACTAGTAGCATGCTAATGGCCTTTAAAGATGAACAAGGTGATCTTAAAAAACTTATCAATGGAAGTAATAAGTCTGTAAAAGGTGTTAATAATCTCGTTGATGGAATTGATAGTCAAATAGCTGAATTAAATAAAAACAATGAAAATATTAATTCAGGAACTTTATCTAGTGTTTTAGGTCAATTAGGTCTTTCTAATGAAGATCAAACAGCCTTAAGCACCCTTAATGATGATCAGCAGGAAGCTTTAGTAAATATGCTTAAAACCATTAATAATCAAACAGTTTCTCAATTAGAAACTATGAAAGAGGTTGATGGAGAACAAAATGACATTAATGACCTTAAAATAGGTTTAGAAACATTGAGTACTGGTCTGGAAAATTTACAGACTGGATTAATTCAAAAGCAAACTGAAGTTGTAGCTGGTGCAGAAGAAGTTAAAAACGGTAATGCTCAAATTCAAACCTTAGTAAATGAAAAGTTAGATAGTATTGATCTGGAGGAAATACAAGAAGAAATTGCAGGACTACCTGGTAAAACCCAAAAGTTATCAGATGGAGCAGCCAAAATTAATACAGGTTGGAATGACGTAATAGATAATTTAAACCAACTAAATAAAGCCCAGTCACAATTAGCCGACGGAGCATCTCAAGTAGCAGATGGCAACGCACAAGTAGAAGACATGGCTAAGTCGGCATTAGGTTCAAATAAAATAAATGATCTAAACAGAATAGCCGATGGAGCATCTCAAGTAGCAGATGGCAATGCTCAAGTGGAATCTTTAGCAAAATCTAAATTATCGTCACTTGATACAAGTATGATTGATGAGAGCTAACAGACGGCACACAACAACTAGCTGACGGAAATGCTGAGGTTTACACAGGATGGAACGACATCATAGGTTACTTAGGAGAAGCAAATGATGGTTCTGAAGAGCTAGCTACCAAGTTAAATGATGCTGCTGAGGAAACATCAGACGTTACAGGTAATGATGATGTTTATGATATGTTTGCTGATCCAGTAGAAGTTAAAAATGATAAAGTAGCACCAGTTCCGGATTATGGAACAGGATTCTCACCATACTTCTTATCATTAGGACTTTTTGTTGGAGCATTGACACTCTCAATTGTCTTCCCGCTTAGGGAACCAGTAGCTGTACCAAGTTCACCAATTGCTTGGTTCTTAAGTAAGTTTGGAGTGCTTGCAGTTGTATCATTATTCCAAACAGTGTTAGTTGTGTCAGTGATGTTTTTATGGACAGATATACAAGTTCATAGTGAACCATACTTTATCTTGTTCACGTTTGTATCTAGTTTAACGTATATTACGTTAATCCAATTCTTAGCAACAGTATTGGATAATCCAGGTCGCTTTATTGCGATTCTGCTGTTAATATTCCAATTAACAACGAGTGCTGGAACGTTCCCATTGGAACTAATACCTGATTTCTTCCAATGGTTTAATCCGTTTTTACCAATGACATACACAGTATTTGGATATAAAGCTGTTATTTCGACAGGAGATTTCTCTATCATGTGGCAAAACATGTTTGTGCTGTTTTCTTATATTGCTGTCTTTATATTCTTAACTAACGTGTATTTCAGATGGAACTTCAAACGTCGCTTTGAAATCATGGCTAGAGAAGAAGCGTAAAATAATATCACAAAGGGATTGGGGCTTTTTTAGCTCTATCCCTTTTTTCCTTAAAAACTATTGCATCTATTATCAGGTTGGATTACAATATGACTAAGATAGTAAGTGAAGTTATTCACAAACTCATCTAAAAAATTACATGCTTGATTACACCAACAATAAAAAAGCTGACTGATTAGTCAGCTTTTTTATTGTATTCCTTAGTTACTACCCTTTTTGCTACTTCGGACTCTTTGGTTAGCTGCGTTTGCTCGTGCTTGTGCTTCTAGATCTTCTTGGTCAGCTAGTTCTCTAGAATATTCGACGTCAATACCGTCGACTTGTTTCTTCGACTGTTTAGGAGTTTGTGGTAAATCTTGCTTATTTTTATCACGATTTTTATGTTGAGCCATTAAATTTTAAAGCTTCCTGCTCGATCCGCTTTCTTAAAGTCTTTTTGATACCGAACTTCTTGGTTACTGTTTAAAAGGCGTCTCGTTTGCTCTGTTCTTTTCTTATTTCCCACTTGAATCCACTCCTTTTTTCGTTTATATGTTTAGTTTGAACCTTCAATGGGATAATCATACATAAAATAAAAAACCGCCTTTATTGAAAAAGCGGTCGTTAAGCTTCCTTAAGATGTTCGACTCCAACTGGTTGATCATGTCGATTAGAATAAAAGCTGTACATATCTTTTGAAATCTTAAACAAATGATACTGTCTTTCTGAATTGTTTATTTGTTTCATTAGTTGCGGATATAGATCGTCTGCAAACGTAACATAAGGTAGCTTTTGGCATGCCTTCATTGAGCGAACATTTTCTTTGCGAATTTTCAAAAACACTTTTTCTATATTTAAATCGAAAAATAATTCATTGAAAAAAGCATCTTTTGCTAATTGATTGTAGCCTTTACCGTGATAAGGTTTTCCTAGCCATGTTCCTAGGAAGCCTGCTTGTTCTTGAATATCGTAAAGGCTGATTGAGCCAATTGGGGAACTCCACTCATCCATTATGGTTCGTGTAATCACCAAACCTTGTTCCTCTTGTTCAATTAACTGTTTTGTTAAGAAATAATACTCTTCAACCGATGTAACTTTATGACGAACATAAGGGAAGACATCATGGTGAGTGATTAATTCAAAAAGTGATGAGCAATCATGAAGATCACGCTTTTTTATCATTTAAAACCCTCCATGAGGGTAGTCGACAAAGAAGCCCCCACCCTCGAAATTTTTTAAATAGAAGGAGTGTTCGAAAAATTCGGATAATAGAACACTCACTAGAAAAAATTTCGGGGTGGGAATCGAACCCACTAGAACCAGTCATGCTGGTGGCGCACCATTTGCCTTCCCTACGAAAACAATATATAAATTGCATATTCACATGGATATAATACTCGATTTTAAGTGAAAAAGATACAACTTTTTTATTAATTTCGCGTGGAAATTTTATCACCTATTGTAACAAATCTTTAAATGCTTCTTTTAACTGAGAATACTCGAATTGAAAGCCTTGTTGAGTGGCTTTTTCGCATTCAACATATTGACCTTTTAGTAACAACATACTCATTTCACCTAAGGCAATTTTTATTGGTAAAGAAGGAGCTGGAAGCCAGTATGATTTGTTCAAGACGGAAGCGATCGTTTTTCCGAAATCATCCATTCTTTTAGGATGTGGAGCAGTGGCATTAACAGGTCCTTTTATTTCTGAATTCTCAATACAAAATAAAGATAATCGAGCCACATCCTTCACATGGACCCAAGATAACCATTGCTTCCCTGAACCTAGTTTACCTCCTGCATTTAATTTATAAGGAAGTACCATTTTCGGTAAAGCTCCTCCGTTTCCTAAAACGATTCCTAAGCGTAAATAAACGGTACGAATGCCTTTTTGTTCTGCTTTTTTTGCTTCTCTCTCCCACTTCGTAACGGTATAAGCTAAAAAATCATCTTCTCTTGTTTCACTATCTTCATCAAATGTTTTCGTCTCTGAAGTGCCATAAATACCGATGGCGCTTGCATTAATAAGCACCTTTGGCTTAGTGTTTAATGAATCAATAATGCGAATGACTTCTTGAGTTGCTTTTACTCTACTAGATACAATCTTTTCTTTAGCTTTAGGTGTCCATCTTGTATTGATTGATTTACCAGCCAAGTTAATAATCGCATCAACGCCTTCTAATTGTTTTTCAGCGGATGCACCGTCAGATAACCACCTTATGTATTGAACGTTGCTCGAAGTTTTATGTTGTCTTGTTAAAATTGAGACTTTATGACCTTGTTGTAGGAGGTATTCAGATAAATATTGACCAACAAATCCTGTACCACCCGTTATGGCGATATGCATATGAACCATTCCTTCCTAAACCATTTGTTTTTATACAGGGCCGGTTTTGGTATGATAAAAAAGAGGTGAACGCTTTGTTTATTACTAGAATAACGACTCAAAAAAATAATCGCAATCGATACAATGTGTACATAGAGGAAAAAGGACGAGAGAAGTATGCTTTTAGTGTTGATGAACATACTTTAGTCAACTTTCAGCTTCAAAAAGGGGAAAGATTTAACGGGTCTTGACATTGAACAAATTGCTTATTCTGATGATACCCGAAAAGCTTATAATAAGGCGATTGAATATTTAGCTATTAGAATGAGGTGTGAGTCAGAAGTCTTTGATTACTTAAGAAAAAAGGAATATGATGAGCTAATTATCCAAGAGATCATCTTGATGTTAAAGGAAAATCGATATGTAAGTGATATGGAATTTGCGTCAGCCTATGTAAGGACGCAAGTGAAAACAACAAAGAAAGGTCCTAAGCTTATAAAAGACCATTTGATTTCAAAAAAAATAAAAAAAGATTATGTTGAACAAGCGATGAAAGAATACACGTTTGAAATGCAAGTGAAAAAGGCAATATCTTTAACTGAAAAAATGGTACAAAAAGAGAAGACAATTTCTAGCCTGCAATTAAAACAGAAAATTCAACATTCATTAATGACAAAAGGATTTGGGTCGGATGCTATAACAATTGCATTAGAAGAAGTGACGTATACAAATGGGGAAGACCAAGAGTATGAAGCCATGGTTAAGCAGGCAGAAAAAGCATTAACTCGTTATAATAAATTTGATGATTATACTAAACAGCAAAAATTAAAGCAATTTTTAGCTAGAAAGGGCTTTTCCTTTGAATTAATTAATAAGTATGTAGATGAACAATTATAGGCTGCTGAATTTTTTTCAACAGCCTTTTATCTTAAAGTACGATTTCAGAGCGTCCGTCATCCAATTGGTAAATATCCTCCGCTACTTGTTTTGGAGAGCGAAGACGACTTTTATCTTTAACATGGTCGCTTTCATCCCAAAACGGAGTGTCCATTCCCCCCATGTAAGCGGCAGCTACATGTACTTGTCCTTCTAATTCTTTTACTAAACTTTCGGTGAATCCTCTAACGGCAAATTTTGAGGCAACGTAAATACTTTCATTTACTTTGCCTTTTAATCCTGCGGTAGAAACAATGTTTAAGATTGAACTATTTTCCGGCACTTTTAATGCAGGTAAAAAAGCTTTCGTCATGTGAATCGTTCCATAGACATTTGTTTTGAACATCGTCTCCATTTGCTCAGAAGCCATTTCTTCTAAAGGACCAAAATAGCCGATACCTGCATTATTAATAAGTTTTACTATTTGATATTGGCTTGCTAATTCTTTGGCTGCTTTTTTTACGTTTTCTTCTTTTGTGATATCTAGTGGATAGATGATTACTTCTTTGTTATCAAAATGTTGTTTTGCTTTTTGAAGTTTTTTTTCATTTCTGCCGATTAAAATTGTGCAATCAAAATCATATTGATATTTTAATGCTAGTTCTAGTCCTAAGCCAGTACTTGCTCCTGTTATAACTATTGCTTTCAAGATGAACATCCTTTCTCTTTTCCAGTACAACCTTTATACTAAAGGTAAAGTAGTTTTTATGTAAAGGAAGAGGAGTTATGGAAAAACGTTATAGCGAAATGTCAAAAGAAGAGTTAATAATACGATCGTTTCTTTAAAGGATAAGGCACGTAAAGCAGAACAACTTGGGATTGTAAATGAGCTAGCTGTTTTAGAAAGAAAAATATCCATGGCTAAATCTTATATGTTAGATCCAAGCAAAGTTAAAATCGGAGAAAAATATGAAATTATGAGCGATCCTGGTCAATTTTTTTATGCTGAATATTTAAACGGTGTTTTTGTTTGGGGGTATAGGCTAGAAACTCCGGATAAAGAAGAGGCGTTACCTATTTCAATGATTTTAAAAGAGGGGGGTTTAACCCCTCTTTATTTGCCTGCGCCAGTTCAGCCTCTTTGTCGCTCGCTCAGCGACTCCGACGCACACGATGTGCTAGCGTCAACGTTAGTCACAGGATGTGACTGTTCTTAGTTGACGTTCCTTTACTTTGCGTCGCTAAACGGTCGCTTTCGCTTTTCTTCATGTCTAGCTCCAGCGCTTAACCACTCGAGGTCATAAGATACGATTACAGGAAGGTAAAGAACACCTTCCAAAATAATCGTATCTTATGCTTGTCGTGGCTGTTCAAACCGCTTTCGCTTTTCTTTTAAGAACGTTTTCGTGTTTGTTTTTCAAGGATGATGGTGTCTTGGGTTTGTTGTGTTTGTCCATTTACTTGTGCATGAGCGTGTTTAGGGTTAGCCCATGGTTGGTTAAACGGGTTAGAGTGACGGTTTTTTGTATAATCCTTATTAGTTGCCAATGTGACTTGCACCTCGCAAATTAATCATTTCTTGAATGAGAAGCTTTCATCCGTTCTTGAGGATGTGTGTTAATGGTTCCATTGGCTCGTTTGGAAGCATTTTCTGCTTTTGCTTTCGGCTCACCTTCAAACTTATTGCTGTTCAAGTTTGGGAAACCAGTAGCTTTATTACGCAAAACGTTCTCCTCCTTACTCAAGACTAACTTACGTCAGCCTCAAAATTAGATTGTGTATTTAACGCTTAAATTATGAGTGGCATAAAAAGGACGATGATTCATCATCGTCTAAGTAAGAGGATTTAACTTTTTTCTTAGCTTTGCTTCACTGAAAATCCACCCCGTGTAGGAGCTTAAAATATTCAAATCTTGATCTAGTTGAACAATAGCAACAAAAGGATAGTATTCATCCTTACTTCGATATCTTAAATCAATAAATCGAACTTCATAATGATCTGTATGTTCAGTTAGCTCCCATTGGTAAACAGGAGAGAAGGAAAGAAAGGCTTTTAAGTTTTTATCTTGTTTTGTTGCGTTCATAATTTTGTTGTCAGGCACATCCACTTTGTCAAATTCATCTAATATATTTAGTGTTCTTTTGTCATATTTAGCGACATAAAAGGAGTTTTTGGTAGTGATAGCCAAATGCCATTTGTTATATTTCATGGTTGGTGAAATGGTGATATTTTCGACATCGTCAAAGGTGTGATGAATTTTACGGAAAATTTTCCTTTGTTCAATAAAGCGAGCTATATAGTATAGTATGATTACACCATATATAATTAAAAACGTGTAGCCAGGGTTTAAATCAAAATAAGACCATAGAATAAAGCCAGGAATATGGACAGCGAATATAAAAGGATCAAAGGTATTAATTAATCCTAACGCAAGCCATTTGTTAGAAAAAGGTCGCAATGCCTGAGTTCCATAAGCATTAAATATATCTACAAATACATGAAGAATGACTGCAACAAACGTCCAAATCCATAAATGTAAAAAGTTACTGTCAGAAGAAAATAAATATACGACCAATGTAATGATTATTGGCCATAAAAAGACAGCAGGGATCGAATGGGTAATGCCGCGGTGGTTTCTTATGTAAGCTGCATTATTTTTTAGCTTTAAAACAGTATCGATATCTGGGGCTTGTGAACCTAAAAGGGTTCCTACTACTACGGCTTCTGTTGTAATGATATCATTCCCTACAACAGGATCTAACGTAGCGATGGCTCCTAATGCAAGTCCCATTACAAAATGTGTACCCGTGTCCATTGGAGATCCCTCCTTGATCAATCAACAAAAGGGCTTTATAAGTGCGTGTTTAAAAAGTAGGGAAAAAAGGACGCTGAAGAACGAGGCGGTGTAGCTTTGAGCACTCACAGTGTACGTTCTTGGTACATGAGGAGCGGAAAAGCAAACCAACAAAGTTATTCAACCGACATTTTTTTAGGACTTTTTAAACAACCTCTATAAATAAGGTATGTAATTTATAATAGAATGTTCATTAAAAAATGAGAAGTCTTACTTGTATTTTCTCATATTAGATAAAAAAATTACAGAGGAGTCATTATGAACAAAGATTTACAGAAAAAAATAGACCAATTTACAATAGAAGGTTTTCAAAAACAGTTGATTAACTGGTATAGAGATGAGAAACGTGAATTGCCTTGGAGGGAAAGTTTAGATCCCTATCATATATGGGTTTCTGAAATCATGCTCCAGCAAACGAGAGTAGATACCGTCATCCCTTATTTTGAAAACTTCATCACTAAATTCCCGACTATTCAAGCATTAGCTGAAGCGGAAGAACAAGAAGTGTTGAAAGCATGGGAAGGGTTAGGATATTATTCAAGGGCACGGAACCTTCATAGTGCTGTTCAAGAAGTACAAGAACATTATGGAGGCGTTGTACCAAATAACGTTAAGGAATTAGAACGGCTAAAAGGTGTTGGTCCATATACAAAGGGGGCCATTTTAAGTATAGCCTATAATATTCCCGAGCCAGCTGTTGATGGGAATGTCATGCGCGTGTTATCACGAATTTTTTCGATATGGGATGATATTGCAAAAGTAAAAACGAGAAAGCAGTTTGAAGAGCTCGTTTCGGTCATTATCTCTAAAGAATATCCTTCTGAATTTAATCAGGCCTTAATGGAATTAGGTGCGATGGTTTGTACCCCTACTTCTCCAGCATGTTTATTATGCCCGGTTCGTGAGCAGTGCCATGCATTTTATGAAAATGTTCAACATGAATTGCCAGTAAAAACAAAGAAAAAGGCAACGAAACAAGTGCAAATGGCCGCTGCTTTACTATATGATAGACAAGGTTATTATTATATTCATCAAAGGCCTTCGAAAGGATTGCTTGCAAATTTGTGGGAGTTTCCGAACGTTCAATTGAAAGAAGAGCCTTCGTTCACTTACAAAAAGCAACTCGAGAATTTTATTTGTGATGAATATTCTGTGGAGATAACCTTGACCCCTTTGTTAGGTACTATTCAACATGTTTTTTCCCATTTAACATGGAATATTTCTGTTTATTCTGCAGAAGTTATAGGCTCTTCCAATATGAAGGGGCTTATAAAAGTCAGTGAAGAACAACTTAAAGCTTATGCCTTTCCTGTCTCTCATCAAAAAATAAAAAAGATGTATGCTGAAAATACAAGGTCTGAATAGGGCAGACCTTGTAGCAATATATCCTATGCAAATTCCTTAATCGTAACTGACCCT
This portion of the Bacillus carboniphilus genome encodes:
- a CDS encoding YpzG family protein; translated protein: MATNKDYTKNRHSNPFNQPWANPKHAHAQVNGQTQQTQDTIILEKQTRKRS
- the mutY gene encoding A/G-specific adenine glycosylase — protein: MNKDLQKKIDQFTIEGFQKQLINWYRDEKRELPWRESLDPYHIWVSEIMLQQTRVDTVIPYFENFITKFPTIQALAEAEEQEVLKAWEGLGYYSRARNLHSAVQEVQEHYGGVVPNNVKELERLKGVGPYTKGAILSIAYNIPEPAVDGNVMRVLSRIFSIWDDIAKVKTRKQFEELVSVIISKEYPSEFNQALMELGAMVCTPTSPACLLCPVREQCHAFYENVQHELPVKTKKKATKQVQMAAALLYDRQGYYYIHQRPSKGLLANLWEFPNVQLKEEPSFTYKKQLENFICDEYSVEITLTPLLGTIQHVFSHLTWNISVYSAEVIGSSNMKGLIKVSEEQLKAYAFPVSHQKIKKMYAENTRSE
- a CDS encoding YfhD family protein, producing MAQHKNRDKNKQDLPQTPKQSKKQVDGIDVEYSRELADQEDLEAQARANAANQRVRSSKKGSN
- a CDS encoding small, acid-soluble spore protein K; protein product: MRNKATGFPNLNSNKFEGEPKAKAENASKRANGTINTHPQERMKASHSRND
- a CDS encoding YhgE/Pip family protein codes for the protein MFADPVEVKNDKVAPVPDYGTGFSPYFLSLGLFVGALTLSIVFPLREPVAVPSSPIAWFLSKFGVLAVVSLFQTVLVVSVMFLWTDIQVHSEPYFILFTFVSSLTYITLIQFLATVLDNPGRFIAILLLIFQLTTSAGTFPLELIPDFFQWFNPFLPMTYTVFGYKAVISTGDFSIMWQNMFVLFSYIAVFIFLTNVYFRWNFKRRFEIMAREEA
- a CDS encoding RecX family transcriptional regulator; its protein translation is MLKENRYVSDMEFASAYVRTQVKTTKKGPKLIKDHLISKKIKKDYVEQAMKEYTFEMQVKKAISLTEKMVQKEKTISSLQLKQKIQHSLMTKGFGSDAITIALEEVTYTNGEDQEYEAMVKQAEKALTRYNKFDDYTKQQKLKQFLARKGFSFELINKYVDEQL
- a CDS encoding YhgE/Pip family protein → MKAFQLFKEEWLAVLKDKKVIIPVIAVMFIPLLYAFMFLKAFWDPYDHLKNLPVAVVNLDEGANFEGEHITVGEDLIEELKESDEDEERFDWHFISKEEANEGLHDFDYYMTIEIPEDFSERVTTLQDEDPEKLSLIYRPNEGYNFLSAQIGESGINKLKEQLSNEITYTYTEKVYDSIFEISDGLAEAGDGASELNDGIEEIKDGMSDKEQDIEKLADGSKELNDKIQTEVKGLEESLANAESSIKKLEDLAAGSAQVSGGVNDIKNSLTNAKDSIGKLEQLAAGSAKVSDGTDKLVKNTDKLISGMEGSKEKVNELSEGNAYLNEKVQEKIPELQKQLNAINTQVKDINKLAAGSEELYNGTSSMLMAFKDEQGDLKKLINGSNKSVKGVNNLVDGIDSQIAELNKNNENINSGTLSSVLGQLGLSNEDQTALSTLNDDQQEALVNMLKTINNQTVSQLETMKEVDGEQNDINDLKIGLETLSTGLENLQTGLIQKQTEVVAGAEEVKNGNAQIQTLVNEKLDSIDLEEIQEEIAGLPGKTQKLSDGAAKINTGWNDVIDNLNQLNKAQSQLADGASQVADGNAQVEDMAKSALGSNKINDLNRIADGASQVADGNAQVESLAKSKLSSLDTSMIDES
- a CDS encoding TIGR01777 family oxidoreductase, whose product is MHIAITGGTGFVGQYLSEYLLQQGHKVSILTRQHKTSSNVQYIRWLSDGASAEKQLEGVDAIINLAGKSINTRWTPKAKEKIVSSRVKATQEVIRIIDSLNTKPKVLINASAIGIYGTSETKTFDEDSETREDDFLAYTVTKWEREAKKAEQKGIRTVYLRLGIVLGNGGALPKMVLPYKLNAGGKLGSGKQWLSWVHVKDVARLSLFCIENSEIKGPVNATAPHPKRMDDFGKTIASVLNKSYWLPAPSLPIKIALGEMSMLLLKGQYVECEKATQQGFQFEYSQLKEAFKDLLQ
- a CDS encoding GNAT family N-acetyltransferase encodes the protein MIKKRDLHDCSSLFELITHHDVFPYVRHKVTSVEEYYFLTKQLIEQEEQGLVITRTIMDEWSSPIGSISLYDIQEQAGFLGTWLGKPYHGKGYNQLAKDAFFNELFFDLNIEKVFLKIRKENVRSMKACQKLPYVTFADDLYPQLMKQINNSERQYHLFKISKDMYSFYSNRHDQPVGVEHLKEA
- a CDS encoding SDR family NAD(P)-dependent oxidoreductase — its product is MKAIVITGASTGLGLELALKYQYDFDCTILIGRNEKKLQKAKQHFDNKEVIIYPLDITKEENVKKAAKELASQYQIVKLINNAGIGYFGPLEEMASEQMETMFKTNVYGTIHMTKAFLPALKVPENSSILNIVSTAGLKGKVNESIYVASKFAVRGFTESLVKELEGQVHVAAAYMGGMDTPFWDESDHVKDKSRLRSPKQVAEDIYQLDDGRSEIVL
- a CDS encoding YfhE family protein; the encoded protein is MGNKKRTEQTRRLLNSNQEVRYQKDFKKADRAGSFKI
- a CDS encoding metal-dependent hydrolase → MDTGTHFVMGLALGAIATLDPVVGNDIITTEAVVVGTLLGSQAPDIDTVLKLKNNAAYIRNHRGITHSIPAVFLWPIIITLVVYLFSSDSNFLHLWIWTFVAVILHVFVDIFNAYGTQALRPFSNKWLALGLINTFDPFIFAVHIPGFILWSYFDLNPGYTFLIIYGVIILYYIARFIEQRKIFRKIHHTFDDVENITISPTMKYNKWHLAITTKNSFYVAKYDKRTLNILDEFDKVDVPDNKIMNATKQDKNLKAFLSFSPVYQWELTEHTDHYEVRFIDLRYRSKDEYYPFVAIVQLDQDLNILSSYTGWIFSEAKLRKKLNPLT